aaaaaaagaactaggagaaaagaatgtttgaaaatatttttgaaaatgccAAGTAAGTCTGAAGTTtcccctaaaatgtcatttttctctcgtctcaccccctgatgaccaaactgaatctcaaatcaaacaattaaaatgaaatttaaatctccttttttggtattatttttttcattgatgcctcttgtaattgtggaaaaatttttttaatcaacatattttaaataataattactatGCATGGAGCGTGTTATCATCAGATCAGGCTTGACTTTTCGAAAACCTTCTTGTTTCAAATGGGAAGTTTAGGACACATGGACATTTATCTGTGAGATgtgtttaatgaacaaaaaacattttttaagaaGCATTGTGGGGAAACTGTTTCCAGATCTTGCATTTTGATGGGTTGGACACCAGGGACTACAGTTTGTGCCTCAAAGGAAGTAGTTTGTACACTGAACAgtttaacaaaaacagaagctAAATTTATTCCTTTGCTGTTAGGACTGTCAGATTTCAGTATAGCATTTTATGAAACCACTCAGGCCTGATACCTTTCCGACTATTATGCActtaaaataacacagaaaaggCCTGTGGACTTTACGCACTTTAACTTGGATCATTGCTTTTTTAGGTTAATCACACAGCAATGCACATTCTGAAACTGCATTTTAGTTCAGCCTTAATACAACTGATGTGTTGCTTATGTGTCCATTTACATAAATTCTCACTAGAGGTATTTTAATCCAAGACACTAAGTTCAGTTCAGTAAATATTTCCTCAGTCCCACTGTATGATTTGTCagagctaaaaaacaaaaatctggtGTTTGTACACACCCCTGGCTCTGTAAATGTGAAACTAAGAGGACACAAAACACTTTTCCAGCACATCTTGTGCACATTCGTGTTTGTGGATAGGACAAGGGAAAGGTAAGAGTGGGAAAATGAGGGATGATAAATCTgctaaatgtgacaaatatcAATCTTTGTCCAGAACTGCAGGGTTCACCTTTCCAGTAGAAGCGTACGTCCTACTGAAGATCAGAGTCTGGATACAGTTTCATAGTATATTCATCCTGATAAGTGGAAATCAAAGCCACGACCACAATCACTTTTGTAATCAAACcctcttttattgtttgtgtgttgacagaaagcttgcagcagcagcagctctagtTGGCGTGCAGAGCCTTCCAGCGGGACAGAGGGCCTCTGCTGGGGATGTACTTCACCCCACAGCCGTCGGGAATCAGACGCTTCTCGGCCATCATGTCGTCAAAGTCGCAGGCGTTGAACTTGGTGAAGCCATACTTCTTGGAAATATGAATCTGTAGGTAAGAGCAAAGTCAGAAGTCAATCCAGGCTCAGAATTAGCATAATTAAAGGCCAGCTGCAATTGGCTGAAGGAACTTTGTGTCAGTGGTCCCTTAAAGCACTCAGCACCTCCCAGCTGAGGACATACACAACCAAAGAGTCGCTGTCTGCAGCCTTTGCACACCACAACCGCACATGAGCAGAACTGGTCGGCTTAATAGACTGCAGAGCTGTACCAGATAGcattacagacacacactaacTCAGCTAGTGTGCGTCCGGAGCAAAACAAAATCGCCATCAACAAGGTTTGAGCATTACCTTCTGGCGACCGGGGAACTTGAACTTGGCTCTGCGCAGAGCCTCGACCACGTGCTCCTTGTTCTGGGCCTTGGTACGCACAGACATGATCACCTGACCGATGTGCACACGGGCCACGGTGCCCTGGGGTTTACCGAAAGCACCGCGCATACCAGTCTGGAGCCTGAGAACCAGGAGGTGGACACGAGAACAGAACGTTACCGAAACATCAGTGTGTTAAGACAGCACTTAGCTgaaacctccaggaagaaaaagtcatttcacacatttacatttgtgCCATGCATATGAATACAGAGTCTAAATTCCAAATCATCACATATTTAGCCTTTTAATGATGAGAAGCTTAAGCAAGAATTATACAAAGACGAAAGATTCTCACCTATCAGCTCCAGCGCAGGATAACATTTTGTTGATACGGATGACGTGGAAGGGATGCAGACGCATACGGATGTGGAAACCGTCCTTACCGCAGGTCTTCACCATGTACTTGTTAGCACAGATACGGGCAGCTTCCAGAGCTGCAGAGGCGACAGACAGTAGAATATATGTGACACTAGTATTTCTGCATGATGGATGTACAACAGCTCACCTCAATGTACAACTACACATGAAAAACGGCATCAAACCCTCCTCTGAACGACCAAAACCTtattaaaacacacatgcaaatgttTCCTACATACTTTATGTATCCACACATTTACATCAAAACACCTGAAGTAATGGACACTCATATGCATACTGTACATTTATGTATGTAGAGTTTCTTTACATGCACAGCAGAAAGCTCCTAATAAACATAACTCTATTTCTGCATAtaaaaaaactacacaataCACTTCATATCCCAAAACATACATCCATGTATAGGCACATAATCACATGAGAGGAAGGGAAAAATGAGACTGTATTCATCATCATGTTCATCTTCAGATTGTTTCTCCCCCATTTATCAATTCATGGATTAATCAAACTGCACCCCAGAAGTCTGTGAAGCTCCAGGAGAAGTTCTGaactgtttatgttttattaagTCCAAAAAGACTCCAACAATTCCATTTCTAATGATATGATGAAGAACAGTTGCTAATCCTCTTTGGTGACAGTAGTAGTAGTtggcaaaataaatgaaaaactggTGTCTGGTCTCATGTACATCTGCAAGTTTGGTCCTGACGCCTCGACTGCTCACCTTCTGAAGACAGCTGCTCGTACTCATCAGAGACCATGTGGCCGCACAGAGGGAACTCATCTACCTTGGCCTTCTTCCTGCCCAAGTCGAAGATCCTGATCTTGGGATCtacacacagcagaaaaaagaaacgggCAACAGTTTAGTAACAGCTCTTAAAACTATACAGTCACATCTAAGAGAGCTGGATTTACACTCAGACGTTCAGATCAGCGCCACTAACAGTAACAGCAAAAGAAGGAGGCGATGGATTATCCAAAAGCAACGATGCTAGTTTGTCTCAGTGGTCCCTTAAAGCACTCAGCACCTCCCAGCTGAGGACATACACAACCAAAGAGTCGCTGTCTGCAGCCTTTGCACACCACAACCGCACATGAGCAGAACTGGTCGGCTTAATAGactgcaggaaaaaacaacagaccGCTGCCACACGATTACGTTTAAGTCAAAATAGCATCATATTAATTAAAGGTCCAAAAAAAGCAGCTACTACACACTGACTTTCTACATTTTGAAGTCAACACTAATGATGAGTAAAGAGTCCTATAGCTTACCAGGTACACCCCTGCAGAAACGGGACTTGGGGTATGGCTTGTTCTTGCAGTAGCGATAGCTGTGGGGGACACAAAGTGGAACCTTTTAGCCATACTAGTTTAGTTCTATCTGATTTAATCTTTCAGTCAATAAATCTTATTAACCTTCTGAACACTAAACCTACAGATGGGTTAGTACGAcatgttattgttttaaaaataaataaaaaattgtccgatttttaatttttcctatGGTCCttaaactaatcatgtgtgattgGAGGTTCACTCAGGATaattaatttaactttaaaattctattttatcaaaatctttCTAATCGACaggtgtcatttaaaaaacaaaaataaatgaaggacaggactttatattgcagtgaaaattttAACTACAGTGACAAATGTGATGAGGAAAACGATAAATACACTGCTTGTTGAGGTGCACATGGTTAAAGagtctttttatttaaaactcTGTGGTTGTCTGAGCCTTTTCTTTCTGCAACCTCAAACTCATTCATTCTATGATTCAAACAGCTAGGAAATatagctgctttttaaaataggTCCTGAAATGTCCTGGCAAATGGACATTGTacttttaaacaaacatttgttaAACAAGAGGACATTATGCATTTGCTGAGGACTAACTTCAACGGCACATTTCCCTTGGAGAGGCAGGACTGAGTCAAAATAACCTACAGCAGCGGCGTTTTTAGGATCTTGACACATTGCATCCAGCAGAGTTTGGACTTAATCTGACAACTGCACCATTTTCCAGTAATTTCAGAGTAAAACTTCCTACAAAATGTAAGGAGCTTTGATTCTCACTAATTAAGGTCATTAAGGCCCAATTTCCTTCTGTGATTAGCCCACATTGACATCACATTTAGTGCAGGTTCTCAAACTTGTTTGTGCCTTAGACTTTGTCTAAGCAATTTatataaaacaattaaatgtgtttattattacTGGGCCACCTGCAGCTATTAAAGATAATTACTTTAAAGAGGTCACGTTCTATATGTAGTTAGTGGAAAGCTTTCCAACACACAATGTTACTGCTCCTTAATTTATCATTTGAATAATATCTGCAACATTTTTGATCAATTTTAACATATAATGGGACAACAAATGACGGCTACTTTATTCTTACTTTTTATAAAAGACCCAATTTAGACACAACCACTGACCTACAGTGCGTTTTTGTAATAAGGTACATGTGTCTCAGTGCAACAGTGGGGTCCCTGATCATTAGTTTTTATCAGCAGTGGAGCTCTATGGCACGAAGGAAATTATAcaattttcacaacattttgaTTAGAACTTAATTTTAATCTGAGAGGTATATTCATCTTAAGGCTCCCAAAGTCTTAAATGTCAACATCACAGTCCTGCTATCCAGAAGTAATATTTCATAACAATTCTTGGCCTACAATATAAATTAAACTGTAGAGGAACTATTTGTCAGAGTGATGTTTGGAACTAACAGATATATTACAAGTGCTTTTCTGATGTTTAAAGTGGCTCGCTTGTAACAGCCAAAACATTCACAGGACTACATTAAAGCAGTTTGCTTACAGAAAGCAAAACACACTATTAACCTGACATTACAAAGCTTTCTGAACCGCAGGTGTAACGTAGATTTTAGTAGAAGTTAGGTTTGGGAGTTTAGCGTCAGCGTTAGCTTAatgctggctaacgttaccgTAACAAGCTAGCGCTACGTATCAGCGAAGtgacactgtgacattttcgGGGTATACTTGCATTCATTACAGCTAACATTAACAGTTAGGAGAAAGATAGGTGTTTTAATGCTATTACTGAACCACAGTGTGTCTAGAGGCCTGCCGGGTTGCCCTCATACAGTCCACATGGTGCGGACCCGGAGCCGCTGCCATTTTCCTCCGACTGCGGCTCCCTCGGCCCGGCTCTGAAACCACAAAGAAGAGGACTTACCAGCGGGCTGGTCGGCGGCCCATGGTTGCGATCTGTGAATTAACAAATAAAGACGCGTTACTTTGTTAAATCGGGGCTCGGATTGGCTAAAAATAACTTAATTTGCCAGTTTGATGGAGAGCCGAAGAAAACGCGCTCCCACCACGCACTCACCTAATGGAGGAAAGGAAGCTGAAGCTGCTTCCGCTTCGTCACATGGACACGACCTGTTCGGATTtagcatattttatatttattactaccttattttttcttcataatgTGCCTTTGTGGTATAAATtagtttatatataaaaaatatttaaatatgagATTAGTAAAATTTATTTAACCGCCGCTGACGGGCTTCAATTGAATGCTGGGAAATGTAGTTTTACGCGACATTACTTCACAGCCACGTTACATCAACCTTAACTGAAATTTAGCCCTTAAAGAACaatattcattttcttttaaaataaatgtattgttaATATGAATACAATATAGCTGGACAAATTTAGAGCGTAATTAAATCATGCCAGACtccatttttcttatttttaaacaaaatataaaatcgTTAAAAGGGGGACTCTTACCTCAGGAGTAATTTTCATCAATACAAACATGGTGCATTTGTGCaataataacttttttttaactgatgttgctctaactttgacTGAAACATAACTAAACACAAAAGccacatatattattattgttttcattttatgacTCCTGCAGCACTCTTGTGCTGAGGTTCTCTGTGAGATTGTCGAGCAGTTAAACTAGTATTAGGGTTATTTAAATTGATAGGTGGTGCTCGCTTCGGTTCTtctctttaagaaaaaaaaggacattgaAATAATTACCAGCTGTCGTAGTTTTTCAGACTTCAGGACTCAAACGCAACTTCAAACCTGTGCTGAACTTTATACACATGTTCTCCGATTCAGGACCAAAACTCTTTAATTTCAGATGATGGCTATAAATCCtcacagatttttgttgtttttcatcctcTGGGCTTTGTTTTGTATGTGTATTCAGATGCCATGTTATATGGGATGTTGTATTTATATACTGGGCCaagcatttttaacttttttgacAAGATAAAGTAAGACAAGATAAACCTTTTTTAATCCCACAGCAGGaatatttgcagattttcagcaAAAGGGGATTGTGAAAATGTGTAGAGAACATCAGTAgaaagcaaaaatacacaaaatatattCAAGAGCAGTGATTCCTCTGTGTTTATATTCAGAAATTGCTCATGAAAAATTAGCTGgatgtagaaaataacattaatgcaCATATCAATGGTGTAGCacaaatacactaccagtcaaaagtttggacacaccttctcatttaatggtttttccttattttcatgactatttacattgtagattctcactgaaggcatcaaaactatgaatgaacacacatggaattatgtagtaaacaaaaaagtgtgaaaaatgtcaaaacatgttttatattttagattcctcaaaataGCCAGTCTTTGCTTTGATCACTACACAGGTGTGACTtatcaaggttaatttgtggaatttcttgctttctttttgcagttttcaagactgactgaccttcagttcttaaagtaatgatggactgttgtttctctgtaCTCAGTCAATTATAGTt
The nucleotide sequence above comes from Amphiprion ocellaris isolate individual 3 ecotype Okinawa chromosome 8, ASM2253959v1, whole genome shotgun sequence. Encoded proteins:
- the rpl10 gene encoding 60S ribosomal protein L10 — encoded protein: MGRRPARCYRYCKNKPYPKSRFCRGVPDPKIRIFDLGRKKAKVDEFPLCGHMVSDEYEQLSSEALEAARICANKYMVKTCGKDGFHIRMRLHPFHVIRINKMLSCAGADRLQTGMRGAFGKPQGTVARVHIGQVIMSVRTKAQNKEHVVEALRRAKFKFPGRQKIHISKKYGFTKFNACDFDDMMAEKRLIPDGCGVKYIPSRGPLSRWKALHAN